A stretch of Sphingomonas sp. JUb134 DNA encodes these proteins:
- the hspQ gene encoding heat shock protein HspQ gives MIEMSEPRNLLDAPVAMPPVAHARFSIGDVVRHRLFDFRGVVFDVDPVFANSDEWYEAIPEEIRPRKDQPFYHLLAENAEASYIAYVSQQNLVVDESDEPVEHPAIEGLFDVYSEGRYRLRREHRH, from the coding sequence ATGATCGAAATGTCCGAGCCCCGGAACCTGCTCGATGCGCCGGTGGCGATGCCGCCCGTTGCGCATGCCCGTTTTTCCATCGGCGACGTGGTCCGCCACCGCCTGTTCGACTTCCGCGGCGTGGTCTTCGACGTCGACCCCGTCTTCGCCAACAGCGACGAATGGTATGAAGCGATCCCGGAAGAGATCCGCCCGCGCAAGGACCAGCCCTTCTACCACCTGCTCGCCGAGAATGCAGAGGCGAGCTACATCGCCTATGTCAGCCAGCAGAACCTGGTGGTCGATGAGAGCGACGAGCCGGTCGAGCACCCCGCCATCGAGGGTCTGTTCGACGTCTATTCGGAAGGTCGCTACCGACTGCGCCGCGAACACCGGCACTGA
- a CDS encoding NADP-dependent oxidoreductase: MSDDEHATMRSLRFHRYGQWSDVLRLEEAPVPQPGANQIRVRVRACALNPMDWVLCLGVMPGPLPGGVGLDVSGTVDAVGEGVTNVRVGDRVFGVPDYMSYSTAGAADQVVLAVWELVPEGLDFVEAAALPMAVETAVRSLDLLGLSAGQTILINGGGTMVGFAAVQIALMRGAHAITTAGRTFAERLRDLGAKVTSYGDGMVDRVREIAGGAPDLVFHTALVPGVLPDLIRIVDGDADRVMSITDFDEEGLGVRTTGREAGLIPRYDALARYAQLAAEGRFTIPIAHTFPIHEWRTGFELSHGGRAHGKLVLLPVGD, encoded by the coding sequence ATGAGCGACGACGAACACGCGACAATGAGAAGCCTGCGCTTTCATCGCTATGGGCAATGGTCGGACGTGCTTCGGCTCGAAGAGGCGCCAGTCCCGCAACCGGGTGCGAACCAGATACGCGTTCGGGTTCGCGCGTGCGCCTTGAATCCGATGGATTGGGTTCTCTGCCTCGGGGTTATGCCTGGACCTCTGCCCGGCGGCGTCGGGCTCGACGTTTCCGGAACCGTCGATGCTGTTGGCGAAGGTGTAACGAACGTGCGCGTGGGCGACCGTGTGTTCGGCGTTCCAGATTATATGAGCTATTCGACAGCCGGAGCGGCGGATCAAGTGGTTCTGGCTGTATGGGAACTTGTTCCGGAAGGCTTGGACTTTGTCGAGGCGGCTGCGCTGCCCATGGCGGTCGAGACGGCCGTTCGTAGCCTCGATCTGCTTGGGTTGTCCGCCGGTCAGACCATTCTAATCAACGGTGGCGGAACGATGGTAGGATTTGCTGCCGTCCAGATCGCACTGATGCGCGGCGCCCACGCAATCACGACCGCCGGCAGGACCTTCGCGGAGCGTTTGCGAGACCTGGGTGCAAAGGTCACGTCTTACGGCGACGGGATGGTCGATCGCGTTCGCGAGATCGCCGGGGGCGCGCCAGATCTGGTATTCCACACGGCGCTGGTACCGGGGGTGTTGCCGGATTTGATCAGGATCGTCGATGGTGACGCCGATCGGGTAATGAGCATCACCGACTTTGATGAAGAGGGGCTCGGCGTCCGCACGACAGGTCGAGAAGCGGGCCTAATTCCACGCTACGACGCACTTGCCCGCTATGCACAGCTTGCGGCGGAGGGACGCTTCACAATTCCCATTGCGCACACATTTCCTATCCATGAATGGCGCACCGGCTTTGAGTTGAGCCATGGCGGACGTGCGCATGGCAAGCTGGTGCTCCTGCCCGTTGGCGACTAA
- a CDS encoding TetR family transcriptional regulator yields the protein MRRRLQQAALELFRERGFDATTAAEIAQRAGVTERTFFRHFPDKREILFDGEDAFAAALVDGVANAPQAFGPLQILFRAFETVEQILEFNRPFSEPRAQIIADAPALRERELAKTEALKSALAAALLERGVKDRLAMLAAQTGMAAFSQAFYAWLKDPSRKLHEHLIEAFSDLDTLWPFRGAIC from the coding sequence GTGCGTCGCCGCCTCCAGCAGGCCGCTTTGGAATTATTTCGCGAGCGCGGGTTCGATGCGACGACTGCAGCAGAAATCGCACAACGGGCCGGTGTCACGGAACGCACTTTCTTCCGGCACTTTCCCGACAAGCGCGAGATCCTGTTTGATGGCGAGGATGCCTTTGCGGCGGCGCTGGTTGACGGAGTAGCCAACGCACCCCAGGCCTTTGGGCCGCTTCAAATCCTGTTTCGCGCCTTTGAGACCGTAGAGCAGATACTCGAATTCAATCGCCCATTCTCGGAGCCCCGGGCTCAGATCATCGCCGATGCGCCAGCTTTGCGTGAACGCGAACTGGCAAAAACAGAAGCATTGAAGAGTGCGTTGGCGGCAGCCTTGCTGGAACGCGGTGTAAAGGATCGTCTGGCAATGCTCGCCGCTCAGACTGGCATGGCGGCATTTAGCCAGGCTTTTTATGCATGGCTGAAAGATCCCTCGCGCAAATTGCACGAACACCTCATCGAAGCCTTCAGCGATCTTGACACATTGTGGCCGTTTCGCGGGGCGATCTGCTAG
- a CDS encoding DUF3313 family protein, whose product MRSFAIVASLLLATATVPAAIAQDEHSWDNLLRVKAKKMDAVYLLPQADFRGYTKVMLDPTQVAMRKDWKRDRNNETVGIFEDVTDRDVTRILTEARTGFEKLLREAYTKAGYQIVTEPAADVLRIETAVVDIDVEAPDTMSAGMTRVYTHEAGGAVLVVEARDSVTGAVLGRAVDGDTTGDLGPYLRNRATNTGEFEQLFSHWAKVSVDGLAELKQLSPVDAQGRLAKR is encoded by the coding sequence ATGAGAAGCTTTGCGATCGTAGCGTCGCTCCTGCTGGCAACAGCGACCGTGCCGGCCGCGATCGCGCAGGACGAACACAGCTGGGACAACCTGCTGCGCGTCAAGGCCAAGAAGATGGACGCGGTGTATCTGCTGCCGCAGGCGGACTTCCGCGGCTATACCAAGGTGATGCTGGATCCGACGCAGGTCGCGATGCGCAAGGACTGGAAGCGCGATCGCAACAACGAAACGGTGGGCATCTTCGAGGACGTGACCGACAGGGACGTCACCCGTATTCTCACCGAGGCGCGGACGGGGTTCGAGAAGCTGCTTCGCGAGGCCTATACCAAGGCGGGCTACCAGATCGTCACCGAACCCGCCGCCGACGTTCTTCGGATCGAGACCGCCGTGGTGGACATCGACGTCGAGGCGCCGGACACCATGTCCGCCGGGATGACGCGCGTATACACGCACGAAGCCGGAGGTGCGGTCCTGGTGGTGGAAGCGCGCGACTCGGTCACCGGTGCCGTGCTCGGACGCGCGGTAGACGGGGACACGACGGGCGACCTCGGCCCCTATCTGCGCAACCGGGCGACGAATACCGGCGAGTTCGAGCAGCTTTTCTCGCACTGGGCGAAGGTGAGCGTCGACGGCCTTGCGGAACTGAAGCAACTGTCGCCGGTGGATGCGCAGGGACGCCTCGCCAAACGTTGA
- a CDS encoding TolC family protein produces MDALEARSRFLRDQIAVEVDGITIGIDAAERLAAIAEQELQLAERLVAAERRRFELGSSNFFLVNQREETATDARVRVVDAQSRIAGARAELAAATADRGALGLER; encoded by the coding sequence ATGGACGCGCTGGAGGCGCGCAGTCGGTTCCTGCGCGATCAGATCGCGGTGGAAGTGGACGGCATCACCATCGGTATCGACGCGGCCGAACGGCTGGCCGCGATTGCCGAACAGGAACTCCAGCTTGCAGAACGGCTGGTGGCCGCCGAACGCCGCCGGTTCGAGTTGGGTTCAAGCAACTTTTTCCTCGTGAACCAGCGTGAGGAAACGGCGACGGATGCACGCGTGCGAGTGGTTGACGCGCAAAGTCGCATCGCGGGCGCGCGCGCGGAACTCGCGGCCGCCACCGCCGATCGCGGGGCGTTGGGGCTGGAACGCTGA
- a CDS encoding LysR family transcriptional regulator, producing the protein MLTLRQRHYLLAIADTGSFAMAARPANVSQPTLSRQVRGLEERVGVRLVERSTTGAVLTPISRSIVATARRMLSDARDIIALAGGASDSRAGTLKLGTTPTLGSYLLSPIIAELHRTAPRLRLHVCEGIPTNRCSNSREGTLMSCWGRCR; encoded by the coding sequence ATGCTTACCCTGCGGCAGCGCCACTATCTGCTGGCCATTGCGGACACCGGATCCTTTGCGATGGCGGCGCGCCCCGCCAACGTCTCGCAGCCGACGCTCAGTCGACAGGTACGCGGGCTTGAGGAGCGGGTGGGTGTGCGGTTGGTGGAACGCAGCACCACGGGCGCCGTGCTGACGCCGATCAGCCGGAGTATCGTCGCGACGGCGCGTCGGATGTTGAGTGATGCGCGAGACATCATCGCCCTCGCAGGCGGAGCTTCGGACAGCCGGGCCGGCACGTTGAAGCTGGGCACGACCCCCACGCTTGGTTCGTATCTCCTGTCTCCGATCATTGCCGAACTGCATCGGACGGCCCCGCGTCTGCGCCTGCACGTGTGCGAGGGCATCCCGACGAACAGGTGCTCGAACTCTCGCGAGGGAACATTGATGTCTTGCTGGGGCCGCTGCCGATAA
- a CDS encoding LysR substrate-binding domain-containing protein, protein MKIAPDYYGTSLDSLHQMVASGPGLALLPSLYLRSEVGGAAGNKILPIEGWRAHRSIAMAWRRQSSMSTAFKLIAEHVQASAKRLLVG, encoded by the coding sequence ATGAAGATTGCGCCGGATTACTACGGCACAAGTCTGGACAGTCTGCACCAGATGGTAGCGAGCGGGCCGGGACTGGCTCTGCTGCCGAGCCTCTATCTCCGGTCCGAGGTGGGCGGGGCCGCAGGCAACAAAATCCTGCCTATCGAGGGGTGGCGAGCCCATCGGTCGATCGCCATGGCCTGGCGGAGGCAGTCATCGATGAGCACGGCTTTCAAGCTGATAGCCGAACACGTACAGGCCAGTGCGAAGCGCTTGCTGGTGGGATAG
- the paoA gene encoding aldehyde dehydrogenase iron-sulfur subunit PaoA — protein sequence MAAEAELGMSRRTVLASGAATAVVATAPASAAAAQATTAVKAVPTMPVSFEVNGQKRDLTLDPRTTLLDALREHLHLTGTKKGCDHGQCGACTVIVNGVRINSCLSLAAQHQGDTVTTIEGLGTPEKLHPMQAAFVRHDGYQCGYCTPGQICSAVAVLDEIKRGVPSHVQADLTGKPGFTNIEMRERMSGNICRCGAYSNIAEAMAEVAGAKA from the coding sequence ATGGCCGCAGAGGCTGAACTCGGAATGTCTCGCCGAACCGTCCTTGCCAGCGGGGCGGCGACGGCGGTCGTCGCGACTGCGCCGGCGAGCGCCGCGGCAGCGCAAGCGACAACCGCTGTGAAAGCGGTGCCGACCATGCCCGTCTCGTTCGAGGTGAACGGCCAGAAGCGCGATCTCACCCTCGATCCGCGCACCACGCTGCTCGATGCCCTGCGCGAGCACCTGCACCTCACCGGCACCAAGAAAGGCTGCGACCACGGGCAGTGCGGCGCCTGCACGGTGATCGTGAACGGCGTCCGCATCAACTCCTGCCTCAGCCTCGCCGCCCAGCACCAGGGCGACACGGTCACGACGATCGAGGGCCTCGGCACGCCTGAGAAGCTGCACCCGATGCAGGCCGCGTTCGTCCGCCACGACGGCTATCAATGCGGTTATTGCACGCCGGGCCAGATCTGCTCGGCGGTGGCGGTGCTGGACGAGATCAAGCGCGGCGTGCCGAGCCATGTGCAGGCGGACCTGACGGGGAAGCCCGGCTTCACCAACATCGAGATGCGCGAGCGGATGAGCGGCAACATCTGCCGGTGCGGCGCCTATTCGAACATCGCCGAGGCCATGGCCGAAGTGGCGGGAGCCAAAGCATGA
- a CDS encoding FAD binding domain-containing protein, with amino-acid sequence MKAFTYERATDPVAAARAAARPGTKFLAGGTNLLDLMKLEIETPTHLVDVQDLGFDKIEKTADGGLRIGALVTNTDLATDARVRRDYGVLARAIVAGASGQLRNKATTAGNLLQRTRCPYFYDTNMPCNKRKPGSGCSAIGGVSRQLAVIGSSEACIATNPSDMAVAMRVLDATVETVSPQGQTRSIPIADFHRLPGDTPHIENVLTRGELITAVTLPKPVGGFQVYEKVRDRASYAFAVVSVAAIVQKDGTGRVALGGVAHKPWRVEAAEAAMPQGARAVAARLLAGAKPTHDNAFKLPLAERTLAAVMTEARSA; translated from the coding sequence ATGAAGGCCTTTACCTACGAACGCGCCACGGACCCGGTCGCGGCCGCCCGGGCCGCGGCCCGGCCGGGCACCAAGTTCCTGGCCGGCGGCACCAACCTGCTCGACCTGATGAAGCTGGAGATCGAGACGCCGACCCATCTGGTGGACGTCCAGGACCTGGGCTTCGACAAGATCGAGAAGACCGCGGACGGCGGCCTCCGGATCGGGGCGCTCGTCACCAACACCGATCTTGCGACCGACGCGCGCGTGCGCCGCGACTATGGTGTGCTCGCCCGTGCGATCGTGGCGGGCGCGTCCGGCCAGCTTCGCAACAAGGCGACGACCGCGGGCAACCTGCTCCAGCGCACCCGCTGCCCCTATTTCTATGACACCAACATGCCCTGCAACAAGCGCAAGCCGGGCTCCGGCTGCAGCGCGATCGGCGGTGTCTCGCGCCAGCTCGCGGTGATCGGATCGAGCGAGGCCTGCATCGCGACCAACCCCAGCGATATGGCGGTGGCGATGCGCGTGCTCGACGCCACGGTCGAGACGGTCAGTCCGCAAGGGCAGACGCGATCGATCCCGATCGCCGACTTCCATCGGCTGCCCGGCGACACGCCGCACATCGAGAATGTGCTGACCCGGGGTGAGCTGATCACCGCGGTGACGCTGCCCAAGCCCGTCGGCGGGTTCCAGGTGTACGAGAAGGTGCGGGACCGCGCGTCCTATGCCTTTGCCGTGGTGTCCGTGGCCGCGATCGTCCAGAAGGACGGCACGGGCCGGGTCGCGCTGGGCGGGGTCGCGCACAAGCCGTGGCGTGTCGAGGCGGCCGAGGCGGCGATGCCGCAGGGCGCCAGGGCGGTTGCGGCGAGGCTGCTCGCCGGGGCGAAGCCCACGCACGACAATGCATTCAAGCTGCCGCTCGCTGAGCGCACGCTGGCAGCGGTGATGACCGAAGCGAGGTCCGCATGA
- the paoC gene encoding aldehyde oxidoreductase molybdenum-binding subunit PaoC: MKFDSPAGTNPIDQQKVVGRAHSRIDGPLKTTGTAPYAYEFHREVADAAYGYVVGSAVAKGRIRAMNLRDAKAAPGVIAIVTAADAGKLGKGNYNTAKLLGGPEVDHYHQAVALVVAETFEQARAAAALVRVDYDRRAGRFDLDEGLKTAPLTGGNSGEGSESPPEHRVGKFEEAFAAAPVKLDALYTTPDHSHAMMEPFASIAAWNGDELTLWTSNQMIDWGRSDLAKTLGMPKEKIHFLSPYVGGGFGGKLFLRTDAVLAALGARAAKRPVKLALQRPLIANNTTHRPATRQRIRIGTTPDGTITAIAHESGSGDLPGGGPETAVNQTELLYAGANRLTSLRLAVLDLPEGNAMRAPGEAPGMMALEIAIDEMAEKLGMDPIAFRVKNDTQVDPKTPTRRFSQRNLVRCLEEGAGRFGWSRRQAKPAQVRDGRWLVGMGVAAAFRNHLALPSGARVRLGRDGVVTVETDMTDIGTGSYTIIAQTAAEMMGVPIEQVAVKLGDSSFPISAGSGGQFGAASATSGVYAACVKLREAVAQRLGFNSADAQFTGGKVTSGNRSATLAQAAAAGELVAEDKMEWGDLGKQMQQSTFGAHFVEVGVDAYTGVTRVRRMLAVCAAGRILNPVTARSQMIGAMTMGVGGALMEALEVDKRFGFFVNHDLAGYEVPVHADIPHQEVIFLDEADPTANPLKAKGVGELGLCGVGAAVANAIYNATGVRVRDYPITLDKHLEKLPAIA, encoded by the coding sequence ATGAAGTTCGACTCGCCCGCGGGCACCAACCCGATCGATCAGCAAAAGGTCGTGGGTCGCGCCCACAGCCGCATCGACGGACCGCTCAAGACTACCGGCACGGCACCCTATGCCTATGAGTTCCACCGGGAGGTCGCCGACGCCGCCTATGGCTATGTGGTGGGGTCGGCCGTGGCGAAGGGCCGGATCCGCGCGATGAACCTGCGCGACGCGAAGGCGGCGCCGGGGGTGATCGCGATCGTGACGGCCGCCGATGCCGGCAAGCTCGGCAAGGGCAACTACAACACGGCCAAGCTGCTGGGCGGGCCGGAGGTCGACCATTATCACCAGGCGGTCGCCCTCGTCGTGGCCGAGACGTTCGAGCAGGCCCGCGCAGCAGCCGCGCTGGTCCGCGTCGACTATGACCGGCGCGCCGGCCGCTTCGACTTGGACGAGGGGCTGAAGACGGCACCGCTGACGGGGGGCAACAGCGGCGAGGGCAGCGAATCCCCGCCCGAGCACCGGGTCGGCAAGTTCGAGGAGGCCTTTGCGGCAGCGCCCGTGAAGCTGGACGCGCTGTATACCACGCCCGACCACAGCCATGCGATGATGGAGCCGTTCGCTTCCATCGCCGCCTGGAACGGCGACGAGCTGACGCTCTGGACGTCCAACCAGATGATCGACTGGGGCCGTTCGGACCTCGCCAAGACGCTGGGGATGCCGAAGGAGAAGATCCACTTCCTTTCGCCCTATGTCGGCGGTGGCTTTGGCGGGAAGCTGTTCCTGCGCACCGACGCAGTGCTGGCGGCGCTGGGCGCACGCGCGGCGAAGCGGCCGGTGAAGCTCGCGCTGCAGCGCCCGCTGATCGCGAACAACACCACGCACCGGCCCGCGACGCGGCAGCGCATCCGCATCGGCACTACGCCGGACGGCACCATCACCGCCATCGCGCACGAGAGCGGATCCGGCGATCTGCCCGGCGGCGGCCCCGAGACCGCGGTGAACCAGACCGAGCTGCTCTATGCCGGTGCCAACCGGCTGACCTCGCTGCGGCTCGCCGTGCTCGACCTGCCCGAGGGCAATGCGATGCGCGCGCCCGGGGAAGCACCGGGCATGATGGCGCTCGAGATCGCGATCGACGAGATGGCCGAGAAGCTCGGCATGGACCCGATCGCCTTTCGCGTGAAGAACGACACCCAGGTCGACCCCAAGACGCCGACGCGCCGGTTCTCGCAACGCAACCTCGTCCGCTGCCTGGAGGAAGGTGCCGGCCGCTTCGGTTGGTCGCGTCGCCAGGCGAAGCCCGCCCAGGTGCGGGACGGCCGCTGGCTGGTGGGAATGGGCGTGGCGGCGGCGTTCCGCAACCACCTCGCCCTGCCGTCCGGCGCGCGGGTCCGGCTGGGCCGCGACGGGGTGGTGACGGTCGAAACCGACATGACGGACATCGGGACCGGCAGCTACACCATCATCGCCCAGACCGCGGCCGAGATGATGGGCGTGCCGATCGAGCAGGTGGCGGTGAAGCTCGGGGATTCGAGCTTCCCCATCTCTGCCGGTTCGGGCGGGCAGTTCGGCGCCGCCAGCGCGACCTCTGGCGTCTATGCCGCCTGCGTCAAGCTGCGCGAGGCGGTGGCCCAGCGGCTCGGCTTCAACTCGGCCGACGCGCAGTTCACCGGCGGCAAGGTCACCAGCGGCAATCGCTCGGCCACCCTGGCCCAGGCGGCGGCTGCCGGAGAGCTGGTCGCCGAGGACAAGATGGAATGGGGCGACCTCGGCAAGCAGATGCAGCAGTCGACCTTCGGCGCGCATTTCGTCGAGGTCGGCGTCGACGCCTATACGGGCGTGACCCGCGTGCGGCGGATGCTGGCGGTCTGTGCGGCCGGGCGGATCCTGAACCCCGTTACTGCCCGCAGCCAGATGATCGGCGCGATGACGATGGGTGTCGGCGGCGCGCTGATGGAGGCGCTGGAGGTCGACAAGCGTTTCGGCTTCTTCGTCAACCACGACCTTGCGGGCTATGAAGTGCCGGTTCACGCCGACATTCCGCACCAGGAGGTGATCTTCCTGGACGAGGCGGACCCGACGGCGAACCCGCTGAAGGCGAAGGGCGTGGGCGAGCTGGGGCTCTGCGGGGTCGGGGCGGCGGTCGCCAACGCGATCTACAATGCGACGGGCGTCCGGGTGCGCGACTATCCGATCACGCTGGACAAGCATCTGGAGAAGCTGCCTGCGATCGCCTGA
- a CDS encoding IS630 family transposase, translated as MANAGGRPTMPLVLEAEERDYLERQVRRRRVSRSMSERCRIILRCADGIQSKVVAAELGVHEHTVGKWRRRFLKDRVEGLMDEARPGRPRTIDDDQVAAVIERTLRSTPTDATHWSIRSMAGATGFSHTTIRRIWSAFGLQPHRSETFKLSSDPLFVEKVRDIVGLYLSPPNRALVLSVDEKSQIQALDREQPVLPMMPGVPERRTHSYVRHGTTSLFAALDIASGFVIGKCYKRHRAAEFLDFLKQIDAQVPPDLDVHIIMDNYATHKTALVRAWLARRPHYHVHFTPTSASWINQVERWFAELTRKQLRRGVHTSTNQLEQDIRAFIERHNENPKPYRWTKSADEILASVKRFCQAADRTLCGEL; from the coding sequence ATGGCGAACGCGGGCGGCCGACCGACGATGCCTCTGGTGTTGGAGGCGGAGGAGCGGGACTATCTGGAGCGGCAGGTTCGCCGGCGGCGGGTGTCTCGCTCGATGTCGGAGCGGTGCCGTATTATCCTTCGCTGTGCGGACGGTATTCAGAGCAAGGTTGTCGCTGCTGAGTTGGGCGTGCACGAGCACACAGTCGGTAAGTGGCGACGGCGCTTCCTGAAGGACCGAGTTGAGGGACTGATGGACGAGGCTCGGCCCGGACGACCGAGAACGATCGACGATGATCAGGTTGCTGCCGTGATCGAGCGCACACTCCGCTCCACGCCAACTGACGCGACCCACTGGTCGATACGCTCGATGGCGGGTGCGACCGGCTTCTCCCACACGACGATCCGGCGCATCTGGTCGGCCTTTGGGCTGCAACCGCATCGGTCGGAGACGTTCAAGCTGTCGAGCGATCCCCTGTTCGTGGAAAAGGTCCGCGACATTGTCGGGCTCTATCTCTCCCCGCCTAACCGCGCGTTGGTGCTCAGCGTCGACGAGAAGAGCCAGATCCAGGCGCTCGATCGAGAGCAGCCGGTCCTGCCGATGATGCCAGGAGTACCCGAGCGGCGCACTCACAGTTACGTCCGTCACGGCACGACCTCGCTGTTCGCAGCGCTCGACATCGCTTCGGGGTTCGTGATCGGCAAATGCTACAAGCGTCATCGCGCCGCCGAGTTTCTGGACTTCCTTAAGCAGATCGACGCCCAGGTGCCGCCCGATCTCGATGTCCACATCATCATGGACAATTACGCGACCCACAAAACCGCGCTCGTCCGGGCCTGGCTCGCCCGCAGGCCGCACTATCATGTGCATTTCACGCCGACTTCGGCTTCGTGGATCAACCAGGTCGAGCGCTGGTTTGCCGAACTTACCCGCAAGCAACTGCGCCGCGGCGTCCATACCTCCACCAATCAGCTCGAGCAGGACATCCGTGCCTTCATCGAGCGCCACAACGAGAACCCGAAGCCCTACCGATGGACCAAGTCCGCCGACGAGATACTCGCCTCCGTAAAGCGCTTCTGCCAAGCCGCAGACCGTACGTTATGCGGCGAACTTTAG
- a CDS encoding LysR substrate-binding domain-containing protein — protein MAANRSDLADITYFLAIARHRSFRLAGLEVGVSASALSHALKGLEGRLGVRLLNRTNRSVTLTAAGEELRDAISQPFTAIDRALEDLNRYRDAPTGRIRLNVVADAVPLLFGSVLPLFAERFPDIEVDIVATNRMVDVVGSGFDAGIRYGGTVPEDMVAQRLSANLRWVVAASPAYLERYGVPGAPQDLQQHRCIGVRLGNGRIYHWEFEGPEGEFALPVHSKITVDDTQALLTLGLQGMGLIYGLEPAFAPYVARGQLNLVLEEWATQGPGYHIYYSSRHQVPTALRLLIELIREVRPLGL, from the coding sequence GTGGCTGCGAACCGTTCCGATCTTGCCGACATCACCTACTTCCTGGCCATCGCCAGGCACCGCAGCTTCCGCTTGGCGGGACTGGAGGTAGGGGTCAGCGCATCCGCGCTGAGCCATGCCTTGAAAGGACTGGAAGGGCGCCTCGGCGTCAGGCTGCTCAATCGCACCAACCGTAGCGTCACGCTGACTGCGGCGGGTGAGGAACTGCGCGACGCGATCAGCCAGCCGTTCACCGCGATCGACCGGGCGCTTGAGGATCTCAATCGCTACCGTGATGCGCCAACCGGCCGCATCCGCCTGAATGTCGTCGCCGATGCGGTCCCGTTGCTGTTCGGATCGGTGCTGCCGCTGTTCGCCGAGCGCTTTCCCGACATCGAAGTCGACATCGTTGCAACCAACCGCATGGTCGATGTGGTCGGCAGCGGTTTCGACGCGGGGATCCGCTATGGCGGCACCGTTCCCGAAGACATGGTCGCCCAGCGTCTCTCCGCCAACCTGCGCTGGGTCGTGGCGGCATCTCCTGCGTATCTGGAACGCTACGGGGTGCCTGGTGCGCCGCAGGACCTCCAGCAGCATCGCTGCATCGGCGTGCGGCTGGGAAACGGGCGTATCTATCATTGGGAGTTCGAAGGGCCGGAGGGCGAGTTCGCCCTGCCGGTTCACAGCAAGATCACCGTGGATGATACTCAGGCTCTGTTGACGCTGGGCTTGCAGGGCATGGGGCTCATCTATGGTCTGGAACCGGCCTTCGCGCCGTACGTGGCCCGCGGCCAGCTCAATCTGGTTCTGGAGGAGTGGGCCACCCAGGGGCCAGGCTATCACATCTATTATTCCAGCCGACACCAGGTGCCGACCGCGCTTCGCCTCCTGATCGAGCTCATCCGCGAAGTCCGTCCCTTGGGCTTGTGA
- a CDS encoding glucose 1-dehydrogenase — protein MTPTYDFTGQVAFVTGASQGMGLAAAKAYAAAGAIVVLTDVQAERIQAEAEKIHAQGGRAIGVACDVSEEDQVAAAIEQTVAEFGRLDIAFNNAGVQAPANDLADQPTEDFDRVMAINLRGTWACMKHELRQMRAQGTGAIVNMASIGGLIGNLDLAAYNATKHGVIGLTRSAALRYAKLGIRINAVCPATINTPMVASMLETQPEAMEDIMRLQVIGRLGEPEEVAAAVLWLSSAGASFVHGIALPVDGGFTAN, from the coding sequence ATGACCCCTACCTACGACTTTACGGGCCAGGTCGCATTCGTGACTGGCGCAAGCCAGGGCATGGGCCTGGCCGCGGCGAAGGCCTATGCCGCAGCGGGTGCCATCGTGGTGCTCACCGATGTGCAGGCAGAACGCATCCAAGCCGAAGCCGAGAAGATCCACGCCCAGGGAGGCAGAGCGATCGGCGTTGCTTGCGATGTCAGCGAGGAGGACCAGGTGGCCGCAGCGATCGAACAGACGGTTGCGGAGTTTGGGCGCCTCGACATCGCATTCAACAACGCCGGTGTGCAGGCGCCCGCGAACGATCTGGCCGACCAGCCGACCGAGGACTTCGATCGTGTCATGGCGATCAACCTGCGCGGCACCTGGGCGTGTATGAAGCACGAACTGAGGCAGATGCGGGCGCAAGGAACGGGCGCGATCGTCAACATGGCCTCGATCGGCGGGCTGATCGGCAACCTCGATCTCGCCGCGTACAACGCCACCAAGCATGGCGTGATCGGGCTGACCAGAAGCGCCGCACTGCGCTACGCCAAGCTCGGCATCCGCATCAATGCAGTCTGTCCGGCCACGATCAACACTCCGATGGTGGCGAGCATGCTGGAAACCCAGCCTGAGGCGATGGAGGACATCATGCGCCTGCAGGTGATCGGCCGTCTCGGTGAGCCCGAGGAAGTCGCCGCGGCAGTGTTGTGGCTGTCGAGCGCTGGCGCCAGCTTCGTCCACGGAATCGCCCTGCCCGTCGACGGCGGCTTCACGGCGAATTGA